The nucleotide sequence CCCCAGCCTCATCGCCCCGTCACCTCCCACCGCCCCATCCCAGAGCTCCCCGGGCGCCTCCCCCCATCTCGCACCCATCCCTCCCATCCCCGCTGGGGTCGGACCTCCTAGGGGGGGGCCCACGAGAAGCAGCCCATCGGCCCCACCGGTCGCTGCATCGCCTCCATCTCCCTGCCGTGATCGcggaggagaaggggagaaaaaaaacccaaatgacGGGAAAATACTCGATGTCCCCGAGCCGGGAGGGCAGGGGATGCTCACGGCTTTAGCTCCTCTCGTTTGAAGGACCTTCGTTAGGAGAACAAAGGAATCGCAGGAAATATTGGGCGAAAAGCAaccaatttgatttttttctctctctctttttttttcccctccgtTGGCTTTTGTCGCCGGTCGGCGGCGGTGGAAggaggtgggggtggggggggaagcgGCGCGCCGATAAATCACCGCTCGTTACCGGGCGGCCGTAAACGAGGCCGGCGGCACCCGAAagcccccagcccggccgcgcACCCACCCGTCGCGCCCGCCGGCgttggggcgggggggtggggggcgaaTCCTGCGGCCCGGGAGCGGACGGCTCAGCCCAGGCTCCCGGGCCGCTTTCGCTCGGAGCCGGCCGGACAGATGGACGACGCGTTGCAGCGGCGGGGCGCGTGCAAAGTGGGGTGCAGCAAGGTGAGacaccccccccgcccccatcGCTCGAGGGACGGGTCGTCCCGAGAGGGCTTCTGTGCGGCGCGGACGacctctccctgctccttcctccccctcctcctcctcctctctcgctttcttcttccctcttttttttttttttttcccatcttttttaTGTTCTCCCGGGCGCCGCTGCGGGGATATTATTTTCCGTAGCATCGTGGTGCAGTGCAGAGAgcagatgaggaagaaagagcCATCgtgccccccctccccaccacccGCCTCCTTCACCTCCCTCTGCCCtggcgctgcgcggcgccggcgaTGCagcccccccgccaccccccaaaacaccccttttccccccaaaaaataaatgcagtttgcTCTGAGCATCGCCGGTGCCGTTCTGCCTGCAGCCCGGGTCAGCTCCTGCACGGGGAAGCGGGGGTTAAATATTGCAAGGGGAAACAGGCCTGCTGCGTCGCACgcgtgcacacgcgtgtgcacagGGGCGCacgcgcccgcccgcgggcaCGCacgcgcgtgcacacacacactcacacgaATGCACAGCCGcgtgcgtgtgcatgcacaggCAGGCGCGTGCGTGCACACACAAGCAGCCCGtgcatatgcacacatgcacgcCCATGTACACAGCTGCCTGCCTGCACACGCTCGTGCACACCTGCGTATGCACgcttgcacacacacatacgtgcacgcacgcacacacgcgtgcacacaTAGCTTGCGCACACCCCCACACGTGCACGCTCCCGTGCACACGCGCCCGCCCGCACACGCGCTCAGGCGTGCCCGCACACTCGTGCACGCACACCCGCCCGCCCGCACACGCACGCCTGTGCGTGCGCGCGTTGCGTGCGTCCGCAGCCAAACGCCCCCCCGGCTTCGGAGCACGCGCACCCTCGCACGCGTGCACTCGCACACGCCCGGCCGGGGCCCCGCGAGCGCCCGCTCCCAGGGCGATGAGTCACCCGCTCGTTACGACGCATCGATTTTCCCATCAATCTTCTTTAGGGCCTCCTAGATCCTCcgcgcgccggctccgcgcagGGGATGCGGGGCAGGCGGTCGCCCCGGCAACCGTCGCCATGGAGCCCGCAGCATCCCCGaatcctgcccccccccccacccccgcccgcccccggcagAGCCCTCGCacggggttggggggggggattgggGCAATCGCGCTTGCAGGGTGGGTTTTGCACTTGcacggggtgtgtgtgtgtgtgtcgggggtATCGCCCTTGCACGGCCGGCATCGCCCTTACGCAGCGGGTGTTGCGCTCGCCGGAGGGTGTTGCACGTGCGTAGCGGGTGTTGCACTTGCACGGGgcgggggtggtggtggtgttgcaCTTGCACAGGCGGGGTATTGCACGTCCTGGTGCATGCTGCGCTtgcacggggtgggggggtaTTGCACTTCCTGGCACATATTGCACTTGTGCAGGGGTATTGCACTTGCACGAGGGTTATGGCCCTTGCACACTGCATATTGCCCTTGCACAGCAGGTCTTGCTCTTGCACAGCGGGTCTTGCACTTGCACGGTGCATATTGCACTCGCACGGGGAGGGTATTGCCCTTGCACACTGCATATTGCCCTTGCACAGCAGGTCTTGCCCTTGCACAGCGGGTCTTGCACTTGCACGGTGCATATTGCACTCGCATGGGGAGAGAATTGCCCTTGCACACTGCATATTGCCCTTGCACAGCAGGTCTTGCCCTTACACAGCGGGTCTTGCACTTGCACGGTGCATATTGCACTCGCACGGGGAGAGAATTGCCCTTGCACACTGCATATTGCCCTTGCACAGCAGGTCTTGCCCTTGCACAGCGGGTCTTGCGCTTGCACGGTGCACATTGCACTCGCACAGGGAGGGTATTGCCCTTGCACACTGCATATTGCCCTTGCACACTGCATATTGCTCTTACACAGTGGGTCTTGCTCTTACACAGCGGGTCTCGCGCTTGCACGGTGCATATTGCACTCGCACGGAGGGATTGCatggaggggaaagaaagggcaaaagagggaggaaaggcgGAAACCGGGAagcaagaggggaaaaggggaagaaggggaagagggTGGCGCGAGGCGGCCGCCCGCCTCTGCATTCGGCTCACGTCCTGCCGGCGGCGGCAAGCGGGAGCGCGAGGAAGGACAAAAACATCCCGGGCGGAGAAATAAAAGCCGCAGGGCTGGGGGCGCCTGGGCTCGGAGGCCGGCGGGGTTTTGCCCCAATCTGGGGGAGTTTCGACCCAAATTTATCCTGCTTTCCTGGTGATGCTGGGGtgaaggggtttttttgttgttttgggggtttttttttgcttgtgtgcTGGAGCTTTTGCCCCAATCTTGGCAGGTTTTAGCCCAAAATTCAGCCCTTGCTccccccaggctgctgggaacaaagtgggggttttttgtttattttggggggtttgggggtttttggggggttttttttgctcgGATGTCGGGTTGCTGCCCCAGTTCGGGGGATTTCGGACGCGGTCGCTGGAGGGACGCGCGGGTTGGGTTGGGCTCAGCTCTGAGACGCTGTCCCAAGACGTCCCCAGGTCCGAGGCGCCGTCCCCAACTTGAGACGCGTCCCCAGGTCCAAGCCGTGGTGGTCCCTACCTCACGTCCCCAGGTCCGAGCCACggtccccagccccaggcacgTCCCCTGACCCAAGCCATGGTCCCTGTCTCACGTCCCAAGGTCCAAGCCACCATTCCCCAGACATGTCCCCAGGCAGAAGACACTGTCTCCAACCCAACAGATGTCCCCAGGTCCAAGACACGGCCCACATGTCATCTCCCCATGTCCAAGCCACCATCCCTGACACCAGACACATCCCCTGACCCAAGACATTATCCCCAACCCAAGACGTGTCTCCACATCCAAGACATGGCTCTCGAGGCATGTCCTCAAGTCCAAGCCACCATCTCCCAAGCCAAGACACATCCCCAGGTCCAAGACACCGTCCCCAATACATGTCCCCAGGTCCGACACGTGGCCCACAAGTCATATTCCCAGGTGCAAGCCACCGTCCCCAACCCAAGACGTGTCTCCAGGTCCAAACCACCATCCATGACCCCAGAACATTATCTCCAACCCAAGACATGTCTCCAGGTCCAAGCCACCATCTCTGATCCCAGACATGTCCCCAACCCAAGACATGTCTCCCAAGCCACCACCCATGACCCCAGAAACATCCCTAGTCTAAGACGTGTCTCCAGGTCCAAGCTACTGTCCTTGACCCCAGAACACTATCCCCAACCCAAGACGTGTCTCCAGGTCCAACCAGGACCATCTCCCAACTCAAGACACGTCTCCAGTTTGCGACACCAACCCCAACCCCAGACACATCCCCCAACGAGAGCCAACGGCCCGGTTGCCCCAACACAACCCTATACCCGCCGCCCGAGAATCCCCTCCCGAAGCCCATCCGGCCCGGGCTGTTATCCCCTTCCTCGCACCCCTCCTTCGGGCAAAAAGAAAGCCCCGAATCCCCAATAAATCGCTGTCGCCCGCCCGCGGCTCGTCCCGCGGCGCCGGAGCCCCGGCCGGCCAGCCGGTATCTGTAATCCTGCCTCGCCGTCGGAGTAAATCTCCCTTGGCTCTCCCGGCACCGCCGAGACCCCAATAAATATCTCCATTTCCCGCTGTCCTGCAGGGAAGATCCGATCAGCTTTTAAATGTCAAACGTAAAGGAAAGTTTGTCATAAAAAAGcccataaaaaataaaatatatataaaaagagagagagagagagagagaggagagagggggcTGGTGCCCACGGCGGGTGCCAGCGCCGCTGGCGTTGGgaaaaaacaaccccaaaaagcaaaggaaaaggtaaaTCTGCGGCGGTTTTGCCTCCCGGCCGCTGATTCCGCCCCGTTTCCGTGCCGCGCGTGACGCCGTCCCGTGCGGGCTCGTCTGAACCACGTCGTTTCGGGTCCTAATTAAGCAATAAGACCCAACAGGGCGCGGATTTATGGGGCCGTATTTCACGCCGGCGGCGCGGGAATCGGGCGCCGCGGGAGGGGATGCGACGAGCACCCGAGGGTGCACGGAAGGGTTGGGGGTGGGTGGGGGCGCCCGTGCGTTCGCCCGCGGCGGTGAACGGTGGGGGTGGCCTTTCCCCGTGCAAAATACACACCCCAGGCAAATACACACGCCTGTGCAAATGCACAACCCCATGCAAACGCACTCCCTTGTGCGAACACACGCTGCCGTGCAAATGCACACCCCTGCGCAAACACACatcatgcaaacacacacactcctgTGCAAACACGTGCGCCTGTGCAAATGAACACTCCTGTGCAAAGGCACGCCTCACGCAAACACACGCTCCTGTGGAAATGCACAGGCCCGTGCAAAGGCACACCTCTGTGCAAATGCACACTCCTGTGCAAACGCACTCCCCTGTGCAAACACACACCCCCATGCAAAGGCACACCCCTGTGCAAAGGCACGCTTCTGTGCAAAGGCACACCCCTGTGGAAATGCACGCCCCCGTGCAAACACACGCTCCTGTGCACACACACGCCCCCTTGCAAACGCACTCGCCTGTGCAAACACACGCCCCTGTGCAAATGCACACCTCCATGCACGCGTTCACCCTGCTGCAACACACAGCCTCGTGCAAACGCGCATCCCCGTGCAAAGGCACGCCCCCGTGCATGCGTTCACCCTCGTGCAAACGCACACCCCCGTGCAAAGGCACGCCCCTGTGCAAAGGCACGCCCCCGTGCATGCGTTCACCCTCGTGCAAACGCACACCCCCGTGCAAAGGCACGCCCCTGTGCAAAGGCACGCCCCCGTGCATGCGTTCACCCTCGTGCAAACGCACACCCCCGTGCAAAGGCACGCTCCTGCGCAAATGCACGCCCCCCGTGCACGCGCAGGCCGGCGTCACCCgcagccccgctgccgccccccccgcccggtGCCACCCGCGGCCCTGGGTGCCCCCCCCCGGTCCAGAAACGGGACCAGTCCCAGCTTCCCTGGACCGCCGCTGCCCTCTACCCCCCCGCGGCACACACAGGCGTGCGCACGCGACGCTGCATACCCCTCCTTGCACACACGCGCGTGCACGCGCAGCCCTGCAGTCGTGCGCAGCCCGGCCGTGCGCACTCGCGTGCACAAACAACTCTGCACCCGTGCACGCCCTTTGCTAGGCACACACAGGCGTGCACACGCAACCCGGCATACCCCTCCTTGCACACACGCGCGTGCACGCGCGGCCCTGCACCCGCGCGCGTGCACAGGCAACCCCGTGGTGCCCACGTGCGCACGCacacgaccccccccccccagacccgCGTGCACGCACAATCCTGCCCCCATGCACAACCCTCCCTGCGCACACGCGTGCGTGCACACGCAGCcccgcacacgcgtgtgcacacgCAGCCCTGCACCCGGCACACCCTCGCTGcgcacacgtgcacacgcagcccccccccatccccccccgTCCGGGAAGAGCTGACGGATCGCCGTCATTTCAATCCCGGCTCCTCGTTATTGATTTTCCTTTAATGACAGTTAATTATAGCCATGATTTAATTAACAGCCGCGCGCTGCCTTTATGGCTTCCCGCATTAGGGCCATTAATAAGCCGGGCCCGGGGGAGGGGCGCTGCCGGCAcggcccctcccctccccccgtGCACCCCggtgggctgggggggggttatagagggacccaggcgtccgggggcgggggaggggcaccgggggggcccaggcgtccgagctcccccctccccccaccaggCCGCACCGCCCGCCTCAAGATGGCGCCCGCAGCACCGCTCCCGcccgccagggggcgccgcccggccccgccccctcgcccggccccgccccctcgcccggccccgccccctcacccggccccgccccccgcagTACCCGCCGCGCCCCCCTCCCGCCTCCGTGGCTGCGCCGCCTCCTCGCCAgcaggcggcgccgcgggccgcgccgcctgcGGCGCTCTAGGAGGCAAAGCCGCCGCCCTCTCGCTGATGCTTCCGGCCGGGCCCacctccgccccgccccgccgcgccgcgcttcCGGCCGCGCCTGCGCACTCGGCCCCGCCGCGACCTGCCCGCTGCCGGTGCGCCAGGTgagcgggcgggggccgcgctgAGGCCGGGGGAGTCTGCTGGAGACCCCCGCAGGGGACGGCGCTGGGGGCAGGACGGAGGGGAGAGTCCTCCTCGagatgggggagggggggagaggggaggggagagagagagagatgcccttgggtgggggaggggaaatACCCCCtcttttgggggagaggggatgAAGAGACCCCCCCTTGGGTGAGGGAGAGGGCAGACCCCCtctttgggggggaggggatgaAGAGACCCCCCCTTGGGTGAGGGAGAGGGCAGGCCCCCTctatgggggggaggggatgaAGAGACCCCCCCTTGGGTGAGGGAGAGGGCAGGCCCCCTatatgggggggaggggatgaAGAGACCCCCCCTTGGgtggagaaggggagggagagagaccCCCCTTGGGTGGGGGAGGGGACGGACCCCCtctttggggaggaggggatgACGAGACCCCCCCCTTGGGTCGTGGAGGGAATAGGCCCCCATTGAGATGGGGGAGGGGACTGACGCCCCCCCACAAggtgggagaagggagagggcCCCCCCTtcatgggaggaggaggaagagaagccCCTTTTTGGGTGGAGGAAGGAATAGGCCCCCCCAATCGGGATGGGGGAGGGGATAGAAGCCCCCCAGGTAGGGGAGGGATGAGAAAGACTCCCTTTGGGctggggggggaagagggggacCCCtttgggggggaagagggagaccCCCTCCCCAGGAGCAGCTGGGGGCAGTggcacccccccacacacacacatgtttTGGGGTGATCGCTGCTCCATGCTGGCGTTTCAggtcccccccccctccacaccACAGCCCCCCATGTGCTGCTGGGGGTCCTGGGCCAGCGCAGCCCCTGCTTTCGGGGAGCTCCCCCATACCAAGcacggggtgggggtggggggggctgAGGCCCCCGCTCGGGGCATCCCGAGTCCCAAACGGCACCGCGGCGGCTCTCTGACGGGGCGCAGCGTCCCCTGGGTGCCAGAGACGTGTCGTGCCGGGCGATTCCCACGCGGCTCCAACCTCCCGCGTGTCCCCTCGCCGTCCCCCGGCGCGCGCATCCCTGAGCGACAGCGCGTCCGCGAGGGCGACTCCGCCGTGCCTCACTCCCCTGCGCCCGCGTCTGTCTTCCAGCCGTGTCCCGTGTGTGCGACCCACCACTCCTCACCATGTACGCGTGTGCAAAGTTCGTCTCCGCTCCTGCGCTAGTGAGTAGTTCAAAAATCCCTCTTTAGCCCTAAAAATCCCGGTCCTTCTGCGGGCGCTCTGGCCAGCTGCGGGAGCAGGGCAGCGTCGCGACGAGGATGCGATCGCAGGAGTCTGGGCTGGCCCTGCCCCTCCGCAGGGCAGGGGCGTGTGTGCGTCGGGGAGTGGTGGGGGGTGAAACGTGCCCTTCTCAGGTGCTCGACTGGGGCAGAAGATACCTGGGGACACCGCGCAGGGGGGGTAGAGCCACCCCGGGCCACCTGGAAGGCGCAGGGAACCCCGTCCGCTCTGCCCCTGGTCCCTGGACTGCTCCGGTTAAAGATCGTTTGCCGGCTGGAGCCGTAACTTTGCTGGTTACTAATTACCCGCGCGGACGCCGATGCCGCGCTGGGAGCGGAGCGTCCTTGGCCAGGTGCCGGCCGCAGCGAGATCCTTACGCTGAGGCCCCGTGTGGCGCGGGACACCCGACGGGGTCCCGACACGACCCACGGGACCCGACGGGAGCGACGCTTGGGCGGCAGGTGCCAAGGCCGGGCTCTCCTGGACGAAACGGGGTGCTGCCGGTTCACGGGGCGCCCTGAGGAGCTCAGCAACGTTCAGGGGTCGCCAGGGTGGCGGCGGTGGGCACAGCGGGACCCGTTTGTGGTGGGTTGTCCCCCCCCGGGAGGTTCCCCTGCACGCAGGGGTGATGCAGCCCCGGTATCTGACAGCGCCTGGCCCTTGCAGGTGAGGAAGAGCTCGCGGGTGCTGTGCCGGCCCCTCTCTGCCTCCGTGCTGAACAGCCCCGAGACCCGGACAGAGCAGGTAACGCTCCCGGCTCCGGGCTGGGAGGCTCCTGGGCATGGCCAGGGGGTGCTGAGCGCCGGCCCGGGGAGGCGGAATGGAAAAGGGGTTGTGCCCCGCTCTTGGATTCAAGGAATCGAGTCCAAGGCTTCCCTCGGGGAGGGGGGCCTCGATGCTGCCGTGAGCTCAGCCTCGGGGGGAGCCGAGGCTCCGCTCCCCTCCGGTCGGCTCTCCCACGCTCCCGTCCCGCCAGGCGCGGCAGGTCGCCCagagccagctctcctgccgGGGCATCCGGACCAGCGCGGCCTGCCGCGACATCGACACCGCCGCCAAGTTCatcggcgccggcgccgccacCGTCGGGGTGGCCGGCTCCGGCGCCGGCATCGGCACCGTCTTCGGCAGCCTCATCATCGGCTACGCCAGGTCGGAGGGGGCGCGGGCTGGGCTGGAGCGGGAGGGTCGGGGGCCCGGCTGCGCCCCTCTGACAGGCGTCTCCTTTCCCCGCAGGAACCCGTCCCTcaaacagcagcttttctccTACGCCATCCTGGGCTTTGCCCTCTCCGAAGCCATGGGGCTCTTCTGCCTCATGGTGgccttcctcatcctcttcGCCATGTGATGGAGCCGGCACCCACGCTTGTCCAGTCCCAAGCGCAGCCGCGAACGTCGTGCGCGGGGCAGGGGAGAGCCCCGCGCCCAACCCCGTCGCCCCGCTGTCAGGAGGGGAATAAATACGGTTTGAGAACAGCTTCTCGTCTCCTCGGTTTTTGACCGCGGATGGGGCTGCAGGACGGGCTGGCGCCGGGCCACGGCACCGTAGAGGAGCCACGCTGCAccccggggcgcgcggcggggacGGGGCAAAGGCCAGGCAGCACCCGCCTGGCACGGCGCAACGTGGCGTGGCCAGAGCTGGACCCTTACAGGGCAGAGAAAGGACCCGATGTGGGGGCTCCGGGGGCCCCTCTGGCACTGGGGGCTTCTTGGGACGGGACGAACGACGGGATGGGAAAGCTAATGACTCCCAGCGCCCGGGCGGCTGAGGAAACCGTTGGCGCTGCCTGGCCGGGGCCGCGAGCGGGACGGATATTTCATGTTTCCGCCCGGGAACACGGGCCCCGATGCGACGGGGGGGAAGCGGAGAAAGGGTCTTTGTTCGCGCTGGGCTGCGGCGCGCTGGAGATGTTTGGCTTGGCAAGAAAATCCCCCTCGGCCCCCCGGCTCGCCCCGGCCGTTATTTGGAAGGTTTCTCCCTTGCCAGCTCTGTCCCTCTCTGTCACCGGGTTTGGGGTGACCCCCGGGTTGGGGGGTGCCAGGATTTAGGGGGTTGGGGTGTGCTGGGATTTGGGGTGCTCCAGGATTTAGGGTGGTCCAGGATCTGGGGGGAGATTTAGCCCCACCGGCGGGAGGAGGGACAGAGAGCTGTGTCctccccccccgctccccgcggaTCCCCAGTGCAGCCCACTTCTCCCAGTGCAGGTGGCTGCAGGGGCATCAGCAGGGGCTGGGGCCGCGGGGTGTCCCTGTGTGGAGTGTCCCCAGTTTCATGGATGTTGCATCAAGGGTGCCCTGATGATGGGGAGGGTGTTCCAGCATTGGGAGTGTCCCCAAGCCGGGGTGCCCCTACGTCAGGGGTGTCCCCAGTTCTGGGGGCGTCCTGGTTTTGGGGTGCTGGTGTCAGGGATGTCCTGGAATGGTGGTGTCTTGGTGTCAGGGTGTCCTGGTGTTGCGGGTGTCTCCCTGCTGGGGTGATTTGGCATTGGAGGTGTCCCAGTGTTGGGGTGTCCCCAGTTTTGGGGTGTCCCCTTGTCAGGGTGTCCTGGCATGGGGGTTGTCCCCAGTATCAGGGGTGTTCCCACCCTCAGGGGTGCTCGTGTCCACGTGTCCCCCCTGTTTTGGGGCGACCCAGTGTCAGGTTGCCCTGTGCCCGGCTGAAGGGCGGCCTGGGGACACGCTGTCCCCCATGGCCTGTGTCCCCaagatgggggggaggggttggCGTCTCTCTGTCCCTTCTGTAGGGAGGGCCTCTCCCTCGGCCTCTCTGTTCCCCCCGGAGGTTCTCTCTCGCTGTCCATCCCCGAGGGGGGGCGTGGTCAAACCCGCCACGCCCCCTCCTAGACTCGGCCACGcccccctcgccgccctccaTTGGTCCAGGCGGCGTCACCGCCCCGACTCGGGTCTCGCGAGAGTCTCGCGTGTGCTCGgagcgggacggggcggggggacggcggggcggggcgcggaggagggggaaggttggggggggggaggagagagcgCAGCCAGCGCgaggccccggcggcggcggcggcggcgcgaggcggcggcgcggccctcCCTCAGGTAAccggcggcgcccgggagcTTCCCCGGCGCGCACCGGGGCCCctccgccccgcggcggcggcgagggagAGCGGCGAAGCGGAGGGAGGGAGCGGGTCGAggcgggagggggcagcggggagcccgcgcccggcccctcCCCCCACAACTCTGCCCGAGTTTTCGTGAGGCGGCCGCTCCGCCCacccccccgcgccgcgccctgCCCCCTTCCGCTGAGTGACGGCGCCCCGCGGCCAATCAGCTCGCTGCCAGGCCCCGAatggcgggcggcgcggccaaTGGCGGCCTGAGGGGGCGCCGCGTTGGCGCGCGCCCCGCCCAGAGTGGGCGGGGCTGCCCGAGGCACCGAAGGGCCGGGCGGTGCctggagtggggggggggggaggctgcagcatttttttggggggggggggccggctTGGGGTGGCAATCCTGGAGGTGGAggccttggggggggggggcactgaGGAGCCCTGCGGACATGGCGGGGCCTTGAGGGGGgactgtggggggggggtgggagcaTCCCCAGAGAGGGATATGGGGGCTCCTGGGGCATTGCTGTCCTGGGGAACTGCTTGGGGGGGGGCCTGAAAGGAGATGGAGTGACGGGGGGGCGATGTTGCGGATACAGGAGTCTTGAGGGTTTGGAGACCCTTGGGAAGGAtcctgggtgggggggggggctctgggAGACCCCTTGGGGCCCTGTTTTTCCTGGGTGGAGTCGAGAAAGAGGGGCTTGGGCTCGGCAGCGTAGCTCTGGGCTCTTCTGGGGCAGTTTTGGGGGACCCAGGCTTAGGTGCGGGGGTTCCCGGGGGCAAGTAGACGTAGAAGGGGTGTCGAGAGGGGACGGGGGGATGTGGGGAGCAGCGCGTAGGCTGGGAGGTTATGCTGTGGGCATGAAGGGGGTTGGGAGGTGGGGGCCTCTCAGCCCCATCACACCCCGTAACCCTCCCCAGGGGGGTCGGTGACTCCCACAGCACAGAGTAAAAGAAGACATGCAAACAACAGAAATTAGggaattcagtgtttttctccCCAAGCCTTCAAAAGTGGTTGATTCTCACTGTGGGACTTTGGAAGCTAAAACTTCTGAGAAGTTGTTGAAGCAGCGAGGCTTCGCTGTGCACTTACTTGCTCATCTCCCGCTGGTGCTGTGAAGTTTGTGCCTCTTAGTAGCTCAGACTTTGTGAGCGAAACCTAGGTCACTTCTGAAAGCCGTTTTGTCCCTACTGCCAGGAGTGTTGGGATGGTTTTCCTCAATgttactaaggaaaaaaaatcagccagtTCAAGTGTTAGATGAAATGTGTGTGACAAGTAAAACTCCCTGTTCTGCTCAGCTTTTCCCCTCTGGCTATTCTGCCTCTATTCTTTACTTCGCTGAGTCTCGTCGTTATCTTTATGAAGTTATCCCTTCTTTCCCTGCTTGTGTTCCTTCTGGAGAACACAAAAGTGTCGCTAACACTTCAGTGCACTTTCCAGTTTATTTTGCGTTATTGCGGTGCTTTTTGGCAGAGACATTCCTCGGCCAGCGCTGTTGAAGAGCGCTGTCTGCAGGGATTGTCCGGTCCTTTGCAAACTGTTTAAATATAGTTGTCACTGAAATGCAGTCGTTTCTGGATAGGAATTCAGCAGCAGTTCTGAACAACTGACTTCAGTAAACAGTTTCTTgggttgggctttttttttttttttcagtggaagttAACTTTACTGTTTAAATGCGGAGGAGAAATTTGTGGGAGATTAAATTTAATGGCCAGATTCCAGTTTGGAAAATGTCTAGGGTTAACGTCCTTGctccttatttcttttaaagtgaaaG is from Rhea pennata isolate bPtePen1 chromosome 29, bPtePen1.pri, whole genome shotgun sequence and encodes:
- the ATP5MC2 gene encoding ATP synthase F(0) complex subunit C2, mitochondrial; translated protein: MYACAKFVSAPALVRKSSRVLCRPLSASVLNSPETRTEQARQVAQSQLSCRGIRTSAACRDIDTAAKFIGAGAATVGVAGSGAGIGTVFGSLIIGYARNPSLKQQLFSYAILGFALSEAMGLFCLMVAFLILFAM